One part of the Streptomyces lydicus genome encodes these proteins:
- a CDS encoding MerR family transcriptional regulator, whose protein sequence is MTVTHSEPVADGAIATRARPATEHDCAPPPVHPRPAGRDRYTISEVAEHTGLSAHTLRWYERIGLMSHVDRTHTGQRRFTNRDLDWLGLVTKLRLTGMPVADMVRYAELVRVGESTFSERERLLTAHREDVRRRIAELQSTLDILDYKIDIYADARRASERF, encoded by the coding sequence ATGACGGTGACGCACAGCGAGCCGGTCGCGGACGGGGCGATCGCGACCCGCGCACGGCCGGCGACGGAGCACGACTGCGCCCCGCCGCCCGTCCACCCCCGGCCCGCCGGCCGTGACCGGTACACCATCAGCGAGGTCGCGGAGCACACCGGCCTGAGCGCGCACACCCTGCGCTGGTACGAGCGGATCGGCCTGATGTCGCACGTGGACCGCACGCACACCGGCCAGCGGCGGTTCACCAACCGCGACCTGGACTGGCTGGGCCTGGTGACCAAGCTGCGGCTGACCGGCATGCCGGTCGCGGACATGGTCCGCTACGCCGAGCTGGTCCGGGTGGGCGAGTCCACCTTCTCCGAGCGCGAACGGCTGCTGACCGCGCACCGCGAGGACGTACGGCGGCGGATCGCGGAGCTGCAGAGCACCCTCGACATTCTCGACTACAAGATCGACATCTATGCCGACGCCCGGCGGGCGTCCGAGAGGTTCTGA
- a CDS encoding acyltransferase family protein, with protein sequence MDSAPLARLGGAARSTVRAIEDRTPADRDRAIDGLRALALLAVPTGHWLLGGFTLDGGGALHNASPLTAFGALAPASWVLQMLGIFFLVGGYASVRSLRRATARGGSTGRWLRGRLVRLGRPVLGVTAVWAALLPLLSVLGVPEATLRTGATLVIQPLWFVGVYAVITALTPYCVWAARRMGAWAAAPLLAAVAAVDFLRYGPFASAVPPWLSLLNLLPGWMFAYQLGVSWGEGRLGRRAGWTLLLGGTALFAALLVFFHYPASMVGVPGQDRTNSHPPSLLVLALAAAQSGAAVLLRDRLARVLRRPALWAPVVVVNLSAMTVLCWHQTAMLTAAVPASFVGAVPGLTVAPDTLGWLLARLAWLPLFAVLLVVIGRTTRRFEEPWEGVTRARRALAAVLAAGFAAFALGLA encoded by the coding sequence ATGGACTCCGCACCTCTCGCGCGCCTCGGCGGCGCGGCCCGCAGCACCGTCCGCGCCATCGAGGACCGCACCCCCGCGGACCGCGACCGGGCGATCGACGGACTGCGTGCGCTGGCACTGCTCGCGGTCCCCACCGGCCACTGGCTGCTCGGCGGCTTCACCCTCGACGGCGGCGGCGCGCTGCACAACGCCAGCCCGCTGACCGCCTTCGGCGCGCTCGCGCCCGCCAGTTGGGTGCTGCAGATGCTCGGCATCTTCTTCCTGGTCGGCGGTTACGCGTCGGTGCGCTCGCTCCGGCGGGCCACCGCCCGGGGCGGGTCCACGGGCCGCTGGCTGCGGGGCCGGCTCGTCCGGCTGGGCCGCCCGGTGCTCGGTGTGACGGCGGTGTGGGCGGCGCTGCTGCCGCTGCTGTCCGTGCTGGGGGTGCCCGAGGCGACGCTGCGGACCGGGGCGACGCTGGTGATCCAGCCGCTGTGGTTCGTCGGCGTCTACGCGGTGATCACCGCGCTGACGCCGTACTGCGTGTGGGCCGCGCGGCGGATGGGTGCCTGGGCGGCGGCGCCGCTGCTGGCGGCCGTGGCGGCGGTGGACTTCCTGCGGTACGGGCCGTTCGCGTCCGCCGTGCCGCCCTGGCTGAGTCTGCTGAACCTGCTCCCGGGCTGGATGTTCGCCTACCAGCTGGGGGTGTCCTGGGGCGAGGGGCGGCTCGGCAGGCGCGCCGGCTGGACCCTGCTCCTCGGCGGTACCGCGCTGTTCGCCGCGCTGCTGGTCTTCTTCCACTACCCGGCGAGCATGGTCGGCGTCCCCGGGCAGGACCGTACGAACTCCCATCCGCCGTCGCTGCTGGTACTGGCCCTGGCCGCGGCCCAGTCGGGTGCGGCGGTGCTGCTCCGCGACCGGCTGGCCCGGGTCCTGCGCCGGCCCGCGCTGTGGGCGCCGGTGGTGGTCGTCAACCTCTCCGCGATGACCGTGCTGTGCTGGCACCAGACCGCGATGCTCACGGCGGCCGTGCCCGCGTCGTTCGTGGGTGCGGTGCCGGGACTGACCGTCGCGCCCGACACGCTCGGCTGGCTCCTGGCCCGGCTGGCCTGGCTGCCGCTGTTCGCCGTCCTGCTGGTGGTGATCGGCCGGACCACACGCCGCTTCGAGGAGCCCTGGGAGGGTGTCACCCGGGCACGGCGGGCGCTGGCGGCGGTGCTGGCCGCCGGGTTCGCGGCCTTCGCGCTGGGTCTGGCGTAG